Proteins from a genomic interval of Cupriavidus sp. WKF15:
- a CDS encoding FadR/GntR family transcriptional regulator: MSDAQMTPPAPLRRRGRTLAEEVVSGLTESIRQGQLKPGDKLPTESEVMASFGVSRTVVREALSRLQASGLVETRHGIGTFVLARPAETSSPFRIDPATMGTAMDVLAMLEFRVSLEAEAAGLAATRRSDEQLAAMRRALDSMERSATEGSDAVGADFEFHLSIARATGNRYFTDIMGHLGTMLIPRSRLQVNAQERAQYLERVHFEHENIYDAIERHDPEAAKAAMRMHLTNSRERLRKASAAA, translated from the coding sequence ATGTCCGACGCCCAGATGACTCCTCCCGCACCCCTGCGCCGCCGCGGCCGCACGCTGGCCGAGGAAGTCGTGAGCGGCCTCACCGAAAGCATCCGCCAGGGCCAGCTCAAGCCGGGCGACAAGCTGCCCACCGAGTCGGAGGTCATGGCCAGCTTCGGCGTAAGCCGAACCGTGGTACGCGAAGCGCTGTCGCGCCTGCAGGCCAGCGGGCTGGTGGAAACCCGCCACGGCATTGGCACGTTCGTGCTGGCGCGCCCGGCGGAAACGTCGTCGCCGTTCCGCATCGACCCCGCTACCATGGGCACTGCCATGGACGTACTGGCCATGCTGGAGTTCCGCGTCAGCCTGGAGGCCGAGGCAGCCGGACTGGCCGCGACGCGCCGCAGCGACGAGCAGCTTGCCGCCATGCGTCGCGCGCTCGACTCCATGGAGCGCAGCGCCACGGAAGGCAGCGACGCCGTCGGCGCGGATTTCGAGTTCCACCTGTCCATCGCCCGCGCCACCGGCAACCGCTATTTCACCGACATCATGGGCCACCTGGGGACCATGCTGATCCCGCGCAGCCGCCTGCAGGTCAATGCGCAGGAACGCGCCCAGTACCTTGAACGCGTGCATTTCGAGCACGAGAATATCTATGACGCGATCGAGCGCCACGATCCCGAAGCCGCCAAGGCCGCCATGCGCATGCACCTGACCAATAGCCGCGAGCGCCTGCGCAAGGCGTCGGCCGCCGCCTGA
- the gudD gene encoding glucarate dehydratase, whose amino-acid sequence MNASQAASQGDHPATPVVTELTVVPVAGHDSMLMNLSGAHGPYFTRNIVILRDSAGNTGVGEVPGGEGIRQTLEDARQLVVGQPIGQYQAMLNRARAAFASRDAGGRGLQTFDLRIAIHAVTALEAALLDLLGKHLQVPVAALLGEGQQRDAVEMLGYLFYIGDRRRTTLDYRTEPEAGNAWFRLRNEEAMTPEAIVRLAEAAYERYGFNDFKLKGGVLRGDEEMEAILALHERFPKARVTLDPNGGWLLKDAIRLCRDKHGVLAYAEDPCGAEDGYSGREIMAEFRAATGLPTATNMIATDWRQMGHAVRLQSVDIPLADPHFWTMQGSVRVAQMCAEWGLTWGSHSNNHFDISLAMFTHVAAAAPGRITAIDTHWIWQDGEHLTRDPLKIEGGMVQVPKTPGLGVELDMEALARAHALYQEKGLGARDDAIAMQFLIPGWKFDNKAPCMVR is encoded by the coding sequence ATGAACGCTTCACAAGCCGCCAGCCAAGGTGACCATCCCGCCACGCCCGTCGTGACCGAACTCACCGTGGTGCCGGTCGCCGGCCACGACAGCATGCTGATGAACCTGTCCGGCGCGCATGGCCCGTACTTCACCCGCAATATCGTCATACTGCGCGACAGTGCGGGCAACACTGGCGTGGGCGAGGTGCCGGGCGGGGAGGGCATCCGCCAGACGCTGGAAGATGCCCGGCAACTGGTGGTGGGGCAGCCCATCGGCCAGTACCAGGCCATGCTCAACCGTGCGCGCGCCGCCTTTGCCAGCCGCGATGCCGGCGGCCGTGGCCTGCAGACCTTCGACCTGCGCATTGCCATCCATGCCGTGACGGCGCTGGAAGCCGCGCTGCTGGACCTGCTCGGCAAGCACCTGCAGGTGCCCGTGGCGGCGCTGCTCGGCGAAGGCCAGCAGCGCGACGCGGTGGAAATGCTCGGCTACCTGTTCTATATCGGCGACCGCCGCCGCACCACGCTCGACTACCGCACGGAGCCGGAGGCCGGCAACGCGTGGTTCCGCCTGCGCAATGAAGAGGCCATGACGCCCGAGGCCATCGTGCGCCTGGCGGAAGCCGCCTACGAGCGCTATGGCTTCAACGACTTCAAGCTCAAGGGCGGCGTGCTGCGCGGCGACGAGGAGATGGAGGCGATCCTCGCGCTGCACGAACGGTTCCCGAAGGCGCGTGTCACGCTCGACCCGAACGGCGGCTGGCTGCTCAAGGACGCCATCCGCCTGTGCCGCGACAAGCATGGCGTGCTGGCCTATGCGGAAGATCCGTGCGGCGCCGAAGACGGCTACTCGGGGCGCGAAATCATGGCCGAGTTCCGCGCGGCGACCGGACTGCCCACGGCGACCAATATGATCGCCACCGACTGGCGCCAGATGGGCCACGCGGTGCGGCTGCAGTCGGTCGACATCCCGCTGGCCGACCCGCACTTCTGGACCATGCAGGGCTCGGTACGGGTCGCGCAGATGTGTGCCGAATGGGGCCTGACCTGGGGATCGCATTCCAACAATCACTTCGATATCTCGCTGGCAATGTTCACCCACGTGGCCGCCGCCGCGCCGGGACGTATCACTGCCATCGACACGCACTGGATCTGGCAGGACGGCGAGCACCTGACGCGCGACCCGCTGAAGATCGAAGGCGGCATGGTGCAGGTCCCGAAAACGCCGGGCCTCGGCGTGGAGCTCGACATGGAGGCGCTGGCACGCGCTCATGCGCTTTACCAGGAAAAGGGCCTGGGCGCGCGCGACGACGCGATCGCCATGCAGTTCCTGATCCCGGGCTGGAAGTTCGACAACAAGGCGCCCTGCATGGTCCGCTAA
- a CDS encoding tripartite tricarboxylate transporter substrate binding protein gives MIDLSTLLRRCAGAGMVLAAVAAVTVASGAATAASPAWPQKPVSVVVPFPAGGSTDTIARMLAVPLNEKLGQPFVVDNRPGATGAIGATFVKRAPADGYTMMVASIGVYAVNPFLQKNLSYDPARDFDLLTVAVRAPNVLVANPNFPAKTMQELVGYMKKNPGKVAFATSGAGSSDHLTAALFWQKSGTEGLHVPYKGGAPAISDLLAGQVDVSFQNINAVIQHIRSGKLRALAVTSDKRAAVLPNVPTMAEGGVKDVEVYSWQGVAAPRGLPPDVKSRLHGALVGALNEPKMRDKLAESGFEVVANTPEQFVQFENQELKRWKSVIEQGKITIE, from the coding sequence ATGATCGATCTTTCCACGCTGCTGCGCCGCTGTGCCGGCGCGGGCATGGTCCTGGCAGCGGTAGCGGCCGTGACCGTCGCGAGCGGCGCGGCCACGGCGGCCAGCCCGGCCTGGCCGCAAAAACCGGTTTCGGTGGTGGTGCCGTTCCCCGCGGGCGGCTCGACCGATACCATCGCACGCATGCTGGCCGTGCCGCTCAACGAGAAGCTGGGCCAGCCCTTTGTCGTGGATAACCGGCCCGGCGCGACGGGCGCGATCGGCGCGACCTTCGTCAAGCGCGCGCCGGCGGACGGCTACACCATGATGGTGGCGTCGATCGGCGTCTATGCGGTGAATCCGTTCCTGCAGAAGAACCTGTCCTATGATCCGGCCAGGGACTTCGACCTGCTCACCGTGGCAGTACGCGCGCCCAATGTGCTGGTGGCCAACCCGAACTTCCCGGCCAAGACCATGCAGGAACTGGTCGGCTACATGAAGAAGAACCCGGGCAAGGTCGCCTTCGCGACCTCGGGCGCCGGTTCGTCGGACCACCTGACTGCGGCCCTGTTCTGGCAGAAGAGCGGCACCGAGGGTTTGCACGTACCGTACAAGGGCGGTGCGCCGGCCATCTCCGACCTGCTCGCCGGACAAGTCGATGTGTCGTTCCAGAACATCAACGCGGTGATCCAGCATATCCGCAGCGGCAAGCTGCGCGCGCTGGCGGTGACGTCCGACAAGCGCGCGGCGGTGCTGCCGAACGTGCCGACCATGGCAGAAGGCGGCGTGAAGGACGTGGAAGTCTATTCGTGGCAAGGTGTCGCTGCGCCGCGCGGCCTGCCGCCCGACGTGAAGAGCCGCCTGCACGGCGCGCTGGTCGGCGCGCTCAACGAGCCGAAGATGCGCGACAAGCTGGCTGAAAGCGGCTTCGAAGTGGTGGCCAATACGCCCGAGCAGTTCGTGCAATTCGAGAACCAGGAGCTCAAGCGCTGGAAGTCGGTGATCGAGCAGGGCAAGATCACGATCGAGTAG
- a CDS encoding D-amino acid dehydrogenase: protein MSHMLVIGAGITGVTTAYTLAKQGYRVTVLDRHHYPAMETSFANGGQLSACNAEVWNNAGTLLKGLKWMMRRDAPLLLNPRPSWHKYSWLGEFVGNLRNYRANTIETTRLAIAARQHLFEMAEREQIDFNLERRGILHFYHDRPSFEAAGRTNQMLVEGGLERYAVTPEEIRSIEPTLQGNYYGGYYTPSDSTGDIHKFTRGLARACERLGVTFVHGVNVKSVDLRKDGVTMRVAASEAAVASGQAGGEREFAGTAVVVCAGVGSRHIAAMLGDRLNVYPVKGYSITVHLDDERSVKNAPYVSLLDESAKIVTSRLGADRFRVAGTAEFNGDNRDIRADRIAPLVSWVRRNFDIETSRSVPWAGLRPMMPDMMPRVSRGRATRVFYNTGHGHLGWTLSAATAAMIAQTIAASHPLH, encoded by the coding sequence ATGTCTCACATGCTCGTCATCGGCGCCGGCATTACCGGCGTCACGACCGCCTATACCCTCGCGAAACAGGGCTATCGCGTTACCGTGCTGGACCGTCACCACTATCCGGCGATGGAAACCTCGTTCGCCAACGGCGGCCAGCTTTCCGCATGCAACGCCGAGGTCTGGAACAATGCCGGCACGCTGCTCAAGGGCCTCAAATGGATGATGAGGCGCGACGCGCCGCTGCTGCTCAACCCGCGCCCGTCGTGGCACAAGTATTCGTGGCTCGGTGAATTCGTCGGCAACCTGCGCAACTACCGCGCCAACACCATCGAGACCACGCGCCTGGCCATTGCCGCGCGCCAGCACCTGTTCGAGATGGCCGAGCGCGAGCAGATCGATTTCAATCTGGAGCGCCGCGGCATCCTGCACTTCTATCACGACCGTCCCAGCTTCGAGGCCGCGGGCCGCACCAACCAGATGCTGGTGGAAGGCGGCCTGGAACGCTATGCCGTCACGCCGGAAGAGATCCGTTCGATCGAGCCGACGCTGCAGGGCAACTACTACGGCGGGTACTACACGCCGTCCGATTCCACCGGCGACATTCACAAGTTCACGCGCGGCCTCGCACGCGCGTGCGAGCGGCTCGGCGTGACGTTCGTGCATGGCGTGAACGTGAAGTCGGTGGACCTGCGCAAGGATGGCGTCACGATGCGCGTGGCCGCGTCGGAAGCCGCCGTGGCTTCGGGGCAGGCTGGCGGTGAACGCGAGTTCGCGGGGACGGCGGTGGTGGTGTGCGCCGGCGTGGGCAGCCGTCACATTGCGGCCATGCTTGGCGACCGGCTCAATGTCTATCCGGTCAAGGGCTACTCGATCACGGTGCACCTCGATGACGAGCGCAGCGTGAAGAACGCGCCGTATGTGAGCCTGCTCGACGAGAGCGCCAAGATCGTGACCAGCCGGCTTGGGGCCGACCGTTTCCGCGTGGCCGGCACCGCGGAATTCAACGGCGACAATCGCGATATCCGTGCGGACCGCATAGCGCCGCTGGTGTCATGGGTACGGCGCAACTTCGATATCGAGACCTCGCGGTCGGTGCCGTGGGCCGGCCTGCGGCCGATGATGCCCGACATGATGCCGCGGGTCTCGCGTGGCCGCGCCACGCGCGTGTTCTACAACACGGGACACGGGCACCTGGGCTGGACGCTGTCGGCCGCCACGGCAGCGATGATCGCCCAGACCATCGCCGCGAGCCATCCGCTTCACTGA
- a CDS encoding sigma 54-interacting transcriptional regulator translates to METLSEAGDNVLGNYDSVARRAMESLFRTFENFSEGTIVVDVNGRVVWINKRYAARFGFADPRDAIGLDCERVIPNSLLREVVATGKPILLDIMEAAREPMIVMRLPIKDDDGNTVGAVGFALFDELKALTPLLSHYTRARDELAATRRTLEQARRAKYTFASFVGNSPATLEVKRLARRAAQVDAPVLLLGETGTGKELLAHAIHAGSLRADRPLVTVNVAAIPEALLEVEFFGAAPGAYTGAERKGRVGKFELADGGTLFLDEIGDMPLSLQSKLLRALQDKEIEPIGSNRIIRSDVRIIAATSADLPALVEAGKFRADLYYRLNVVPICVPPLRLRQADLLPLAYAILEEICRRTERDAPVLSDCALALMGEHDWPGNVRELRNTLERLVMMHDGGEVDASMLAPLLGRRAVTAPAPASAPVPAASDTPAPPGYADAMAQYEAAYLSQALAASRGNVPRAAAAIGISRAAFYKKLVAHRAAGRMAPAGVTED, encoded by the coding sequence ATGGAAACACTGAGCGAAGCCGGGGACAACGTACTGGGCAACTACGATTCCGTGGCGCGCCGCGCGATGGAGTCGCTGTTCCGCACGTTCGAGAATTTCAGCGAAGGCACCATCGTGGTCGATGTGAACGGCCGCGTGGTGTGGATCAACAAGCGCTATGCGGCGCGCTTCGGCTTTGCCGACCCGCGGGATGCGATCGGGCTCGACTGCGAGCGGGTCATTCCCAACAGCCTGCTGCGCGAGGTGGTGGCAACTGGCAAGCCGATCCTGCTCGACATCATGGAAGCCGCGCGCGAGCCGATGATCGTGATGCGCCTGCCGATCAAGGACGATGACGGCAACACCGTGGGCGCGGTGGGCTTCGCGCTGTTCGACGAACTCAAGGCCCTGACGCCGCTGCTGTCCCACTACACGCGCGCCCGCGACGAGCTGGCCGCGACGCGCCGCACGCTGGAGCAGGCGCGCCGCGCCAAGTACACGTTTGCGAGCTTCGTCGGCAATTCGCCGGCCACGCTGGAGGTCAAGCGCCTAGCGCGCCGTGCGGCGCAGGTCGATGCGCCCGTGCTGCTGCTTGGCGAGACCGGCACGGGCAAGGAACTGCTGGCTCATGCCATCCATGCGGGATCGTTGCGCGCCGACCGGCCATTGGTCACCGTCAACGTCGCGGCGATTCCGGAAGCGCTGCTAGAGGTGGAGTTCTTTGGCGCCGCTCCCGGCGCCTACACCGGCGCGGAGCGCAAGGGACGCGTCGGCAAGTTCGAACTGGCCGATGGCGGCACGCTGTTCCTCGACGAGATCGGCGACATGCCGCTCTCGCTGCAGAGCAAGCTGCTGCGCGCGCTGCAGGACAAGGAAATCGAGCCGATCGGCTCGAACCGCATCATCCGTTCCGATGTGCGCATCATTGCCGCAACCTCGGCTGACCTGCCCGCGCTGGTCGAAGCGGGCAAGTTCCGTGCGGATCTCTACTACCGGCTCAATGTCGTGCCGATCTGCGTGCCGCCGCTGCGGCTGCGCCAAGCGGACTTGCTGCCGCTTGCCTACGCGATCCTCGAAGAAATCTGCAGGCGCACCGAACGCGACGCGCCGGTGCTGTCCGACTGTGCGCTCGCCCTGATGGGCGAACACGACTGGCCAGGCAATGTCCGCGAACTGCGCAACACGCTGGAGCGCCTGGTGATGATGCACGACGGCGGCGAAGTCGATGCGTCGATGCTGGCCCCACTGCTGGGCCGGCGCGCGGTCACGGCGCCGGCCCCTGCGTCCGCCCCGGTGCCCGCGGCGAGCGATACGCCGGCGCCACCGGGCTACGCCGACGCCATGGCGCAGTACGAGGCTGCCTACCTGTCGCAGGCACTGGCCGCTAGCCGTGGCAACGTACCGCGCGCTGCCGCGGCCATCGGCATCAGCCGCGCGGCGTTCTACAAGAAGCTGGTGGCGCACCGCGCGGCCGGGCGCATGGCGCCGGCCGGGGTGACAGAGGACTGA
- a CDS encoding GntP family permease, whose protein sequence is MSFVIVVAALAFLMLAAYRGYSVILFAPLAALGAVLLTEPSAVAPAFTGIFMEKMVGFVKLYFPVFLLGAVFGKVIELSGYSRSIVAAAIRYIGSSRANAVIVAVCALLTYGGVSLFVVVFAVYPFAAELYRQSNIPKRLMPGAIALGAFSFTMDSLPGTPQIQNIIPTTFFKTTAWAAPVLGVAGALFIIVVGLGYLEWRRRAAMAKGEGYGTSLLNEPEPVETAQLPNPLLALAPLVLVGVANFVLTRKIPQWYGATSALELPGLAKPVTIPTASVVAIWAVEGALLLGILLVVVTAFGTVRQRFAEGSKTAVGGALLAAMNTASEYGFGGVIAALPGFLVVGDALRAIPNPLVNAAVSVSALAGITGSASGGMSIALAAMGDTFIQGAQAAGIPLEVLHRVVSMASGGMDTLPHNGAVITLLAVTGLTHRESYRDIFAVTMIKTMAVFFVILVYYMTGLV, encoded by the coding sequence ATGTCCTTTGTGATCGTCGTTGCTGCCCTTGCATTCCTGATGCTTGCCGCCTATCGCGGCTACAGCGTCATCCTGTTCGCCCCGCTGGCCGCGCTCGGCGCCGTGCTGCTGACCGAGCCGTCGGCCGTGGCGCCAGCCTTTACCGGCATCTTCATGGAGAAGATGGTCGGTTTCGTGAAACTCTATTTCCCGGTGTTCCTGCTTGGCGCCGTGTTCGGCAAGGTGATCGAGCTGTCCGGCTACTCGCGCTCGATCGTCGCGGCCGCCATCCGCTATATTGGCAGCTCGCGCGCGAACGCGGTGATCGTTGCCGTGTGCGCGCTGCTGACCTATGGCGGCGTGTCGCTGTTCGTGGTCGTGTTCGCGGTCTATCCGTTCGCGGCCGAGCTGTACCGGCAGAGCAATATCCCGAAGCGGCTGATGCCGGGTGCGATCGCGCTGGGCGCGTTCTCGTTCACGATGGATTCGCTGCCCGGTACGCCGCAGATCCAGAACATCATCCCGACCACCTTCTTCAAGACCACCGCATGGGCGGCCCCCGTCCTTGGCGTGGCCGGTGCGCTGTTCATCATCGTGGTCGGCCTGGGCTACCTGGAATGGCGCCGCCGCGCCGCGATGGCGAAGGGCGAGGGCTATGGCACGTCGCTGCTGAATGAGCCGGAACCGGTGGAGACGGCCCAGTTGCCCAACCCGCTGCTGGCCCTTGCGCCGTTGGTGCTGGTGGGTGTTGCCAACTTTGTGCTGACGCGCAAGATCCCGCAGTGGTACGGCGCCACCAGCGCGCTGGAACTGCCGGGGCTGGCCAAGCCGGTGACCATCCCGACCGCCTCCGTGGTTGCGATCTGGGCGGTGGAGGGCGCGCTGCTGCTGGGCATCCTGCTGGTGGTGGTGACCGCGTTCGGCACCGTGCGCCAGCGCTTTGCCGAAGGCAGCAAGACCGCCGTGGGCGGCGCGCTGCTGGCAGCCATGAACACCGCATCGGAATACGGCTTCGGTGGCGTCATCGCCGCGCTGCCGGGCTTCCTGGTGGTGGGCGACGCGCTGCGTGCCATTCCCAATCCGCTGGTCAACGCGGCGGTCTCGGTGAGCGCGCTGGCCGGCATCACCGGTTCGGCGTCGGGCGGCATGAGCATTGCGCTGGCAGCCATGGGCGACACCTTCATCCAGGGCGCACAGGCGGCCGGCATCCCGCTGGAGGTGCTGCACCGCGTGGTGTCGATGGCCAGCGGCGGCATGGACACGCTGCCGCACAACGGTGCGGTGATTACGCTGCTGGCCGTGACCGGCCTTACGCACCGCGAGTCCTATCGCGACATCTTCGCCGTCACCATGATCAAGACGATGGCGGTGTTCTTCGTCATCCTGGTCTACTACATGACCGGCCTGGTCTGA
- a CDS encoding ABC transporter permease — MRHLATIYRLGIKELWSLVRDPTMLVLIFYVFSVSVYSGATAVPETLHMAPIAVVNEDASPLAERIVSAFYPPQFAPPRPISPAQMDKGMDAGDYTFTLDIPPNFQRDVLAGRAPAVQLNVDATRMTQAFSGSGYIQRIFTDEVNEFVQRYRGVATPPVDLALRARFNPNLTQSWFGGLTQIINNVTMLSIILTGAALIREREHGTIEHLLVMPVTPTEIMLAKVWSMGLVVMMAAMLSLVVVVRGALHVPIEGSLLLFMAGVALHLFATTAMGIFLATVARNMPQFGMLMVLVLLPLQMLSGGNTPRESMPQIVQDIMLAAPTTHFVSLGQAILFRGAGLDVVWKPFLALLGIGTVLFALSLNRFRKTISQMA, encoded by the coding sequence ATGCGGCACCTGGCCACTATCTACCGCCTCGGCATCAAGGAACTCTGGAGCCTGGTGCGCGACCCGACCATGCTGGTGCTGATCTTCTACGTCTTCAGCGTGTCGGTCTACAGCGGCGCCACGGCCGTGCCGGAAACGCTGCACATGGCGCCCATCGCGGTGGTCAACGAAGATGCGTCGCCGCTGGCCGAGCGCATCGTCTCCGCGTTCTATCCGCCCCAGTTCGCGCCGCCGCGGCCGATCTCGCCCGCGCAGATGGACAAGGGCATGGACGCGGGCGACTATACCTTCACGCTGGACATCCCACCCAACTTCCAGCGCGACGTGCTGGCCGGCCGCGCGCCCGCCGTGCAGCTCAACGTGGATGCCACGCGCATGACCCAGGCGTTCAGCGGCAGCGGCTATATCCAGCGCATCTTCACCGACGAAGTGAACGAGTTCGTGCAGCGATACCGGGGCGTCGCCACCCCGCCGGTGGACCTTGCGCTGCGCGCGCGCTTCAACCCGAACCTGACGCAGTCATGGTTCGGCGGGCTCACGCAGATCATCAACAACGTCACGATGCTGTCGATCATCCTGACCGGCGCCGCGCTGATCCGCGAACGCGAGCACGGCACCATCGAGCATTTGCTGGTAATGCCGGTCACGCCGACCGAGATCATGCTGGCCAAGGTGTGGTCGATGGGGCTGGTGGTGATGATGGCCGCCATGCTGTCGCTGGTGGTGGTGGTGCGCGGCGCGCTGCACGTGCCGATCGAGGGCTCGCTGCTGCTATTTATGGCGGGGGTGGCGCTGCACCTGTTCGCCACGACGGCAATGGGCATCTTCCTGGCGACCGTGGCACGCAATATGCCGCAATTCGGCATGCTGATGGTGCTGGTCCTGCTGCCGCTGCAGATGCTCTCGGGCGGCAACACGCCGCGCGAAAGCATGCCGCAGATCGTGCAGGACATCATGCTGGCGGCGCCCACCACGCATTTCGTCTCGCTCGGGCAAGCCATCCTGTTTCGCGGCGCGGGGCTGGATGTGGTCTGGAAGCCGTTCCTGGCGCTGCTGGGGATCGGGACGGTATTGTTTGCGCTGTCGTTGAACCGGTTCCGGAAGACGATCAGCCAGATGGCGTGA